A stretch of the Streptomyces venezuelae genome encodes the following:
- a CDS encoding Fur family transcriptional regulator, whose protein sequence is MSDLLARLRGRGWRMTSQRRVVAEVLDGDHVHLTADEVHARAVRRLPEISRATVYNALGELVALGEVAEVSTDGRAKRYDPNGHHPHQHLVCTGCGLIRDVHPTGDPLAALPAGERFGFTVSGAEVTYRGLCPDCA, encoded by the coding sequence ATGAGCGATCTGCTGGCGCGATTGCGAGGACGTGGCTGGCGGATGACCTCCCAGCGGCGGGTCGTCGCGGAGGTCCTCGACGGCGACCATGTCCACCTCACGGCTGACGAGGTGCACGCCCGCGCGGTCCGGCGGCTGCCCGAGATCTCCCGGGCGACCGTCTACAACGCCCTCGGCGAGCTGGTCGCCCTCGGCGAGGTCGCCGAGGTCTCCACCGACGGCCGCGCCAAGCGCTACGACCCCAATGGGCACCACCCGCACCAGCACCTGGTCTGCACCGGCTGCGGCCTGATCCGTGACGTCCACCCGACCGGCGACCCGCTGGCCGCCCTCCCGGCGGGGGAGCGGTTCGGGTTCACGGTGTCCGGGGCCGAGGTCACCTACCGTGGCCTGTGCCCGGACTGCGCCTGA
- a CDS encoding DUF6381 family protein, with protein sequence MNRSEEREGAARNMRDKAQELEQEAVHTTDPAEHDRLMNKARRIREKSERVNGPGAGTMDPM encoded by the coding sequence ATGAACAGGTCGGAGGAACGCGAGGGAGCCGCGCGGAACATGCGCGACAAGGCTCAGGAACTGGAACAGGAGGCGGTACACACCACGGACCCGGCCGAACACGACCGGCTGATGAACAAGGCACGGCGGATCCGGGAGAAGAGCGAGCGGGTGAACGGACCGGGCGCGGGGACCATGGACCCGATGTGA
- a CDS encoding RNA polymerase sigma factor, with protein sequence MDEALLRSLTPGVLGILVRRGADFAAAEDAVQEALVEAVRVWPADPPRDPKGWLVTAAWRKFLDATRADTARLRREDRVHEEPPPGPAPSVDDTLRLYFLCAHPSLTPSSAVALTLRAVGGLTTRQIARAYLVPEATMAQRISRAKRTVSGVRFDRPGDVATVLRVLYLVFNEGYSGDIDLAAEAIRLTRQLAAVIDHPEVAGLLALMLLHHARRAARTAPDGSLVPLAEQDRGRWDTGAIAEGVGILQAALARDRLGEFQAQAAIAALHADARTAAETDWVQIAEWYDELVRLTDSPVVRLNRAVAVGEADGPRAGLAALAGLDATLPRHTAVAAYLHERDGDLATAARLYAEAAHQASNLAERDHLTRQAARLNARRSR encoded by the coding sequence CTGGACGAAGCGTTGCTCCGGAGCCTCACGCCGGGCGTGCTCGGCATCCTCGTCCGCCGCGGAGCCGACTTCGCGGCGGCCGAGGACGCCGTACAGGAGGCGCTGGTGGAGGCGGTCCGGGTCTGGCCGGCCGACCCGCCGCGGGACCCGAAGGGCTGGCTGGTCACCGCGGCCTGGCGGAAGTTCCTCGACGCGACCCGGGCGGACACCGCCCGGCTGCGCCGCGAGGACCGGGTCCACGAGGAGCCGCCGCCCGGGCCCGCCCCCTCCGTGGACGACACGCTCCGGCTGTACTTCCTGTGCGCCCACCCGTCCCTGACCCCGTCGTCGGCGGTCGCGCTCACCCTGCGCGCCGTCGGCGGCCTGACCACCCGCCAGATCGCCCGGGCGTACCTGGTGCCGGAGGCGACCATGGCGCAGCGGATCAGCCGCGCCAAGCGCACCGTCTCCGGTGTGCGGTTCGACCGGCCCGGCGATGTCGCCACCGTGCTGCGCGTCCTCTACCTGGTCTTCAACGAGGGCTACTCCGGCGACATCGACCTCGCCGCCGAGGCCATCCGGCTCACCCGGCAGCTCGCGGCTGTGATCGACCACCCCGAAGTGGCGGGCCTGCTCGCCCTCATGCTGCTCCACCACGCCCGGCGCGCCGCCCGGACCGCGCCCGACGGCAGCCTGGTGCCGCTGGCCGAGCAGGACCGCGGCCGGTGGGACACCGGGGCGATCGCCGAGGGCGTCGGGATCCTGCAGGCGGCCCTGGCCCGCGACCGGCTCGGCGAGTTCCAGGCCCAGGCCGCCATCGCGGCCCTCCACGCCGACGCCCGTACCGCCGCGGAGACCGACTGGGTACAGATTGCCGAGTGGTACGACGAGCTCGTGCGGCTGACCGACAGCCCGGTCGTCCGGCTCAACCGCGCGGTGGCCGTCGGCGAGGCCGACGGACCGCGGGCCGGGCTGGCGGCGCTCGCGGGCCTGGACGCCACCCTGCCCCGCCACACGGCGGTGGCGGCCTACCTCCACGAGCGCGACGGCGATCTGGCGACGGCGGCCCGGCTGTACGCCGAGGCCGCCCACCAGGCGTCCAACCTCGCCGAGCGGGACCACCTGACGCGCCAGGCCGCCCGGCTCAATGCGCGCCGGAGCCGCTGA
- a CDS encoding YciI family protein produces the protein MAKYLLLKHYRGAPAAVNDVPMDQWRPEEISAHVQYMRDFADRLEKTGEFVDGQALAPEGAWVRYDGEGRPPVTDGPFAETKDLIAGWMVIDVDTYERAVELAGELSAAPGAGGKPIHEWLELRPFLSAPPTVTE, from the coding sequence ATGGCCAAGTACCTGCTGCTCAAGCACTACCGCGGCGCCCCGGCGGCGGTCAACGACGTGCCCATGGACCAGTGGAGGCCGGAGGAGATCTCGGCCCACGTCCAGTACATGCGCGACTTCGCGGACCGGCTGGAGAAGACCGGCGAGTTCGTCGACGGTCAGGCGCTCGCACCCGAGGGTGCGTGGGTCCGGTACGACGGTGAGGGGCGCCCGCCGGTCACCGACGGCCCGTTCGCCGAGACCAAGGACCTCATCGCCGGCTGGATGGTGATCGACGTCGACACCTACGAGCGCGCCGTCGAACTCGCCGGGGAGCTGTCGGCCGCCCCCGGGGCGGGCGGCAAGCCGATCCACGAGTGGCTGGAGCTGCGCCCGTTCCTGTCCGCGCCGCCCACCGTCACCGAGTGA
- the katG gene encoding catalase/peroxidase HPI: protein MSENHEAIVADAKAEGGGGCPVPHARAAHPTQGGGNRQWWPERLNLKILAKNPAVANPLGAEFDYAAAFGTLDLPTVKQDIAEVLTTSQDWWPADFGHYGPFMIRMAWHSAGTYRISDGRGGAGAGQQRFAPLNSWPDNANLDKARRLLWPVKKKYGRNLSWADLMILAGNVALESMGFETFGFGGGRADVWEPDEDVYWGPETTWLGDERYTGDRELENPLGAVQMGLIYVNPEGPNGNPDPVAAARDIRETFRRMAMNDEETVALIAGGHTFGKTHGAGPADSVGADPEASPLEAQGFGWTSSHGSGKGADTITSGLEVTWTATPTRWSNNFFENLFGYEYELTSSPAGAHQWVAKDAEAVIPDAYDPSKKHLPTMLTTDLSLRFDPAYEQISRRFLENPDQFADAFARAWFKLTHRDMGPVVRYLGAEVPTETLLWQDPLPARTGEPIGAADVAALKEQILGTDLSVSQLVSVAWAAASSFRSSDKRGGANGARIRLQPQAGWEVNEPDQLATVLRTLEGVRESFNAGRSGGGQVSLADLIVLAGAAAVEQAARNAGHEVEVPFTPGRVDASQDQTDVESFAALEPVADGFRNYLGKGNRLPAEFLLVDKANLLSLSAPELTVLVGGLRVLGANYQDSKLGVLTDTPGALTNDFFVNLLDLGTTWTPVSEDQTTFEGRDDVTGAVKWTGTRADLVFGSNSELRALAEVYASDDAKEKFVTDFVAAWAKVMDLDRFDI from the coding sequence ATGTCTGAGAACCATGAAGCAATCGTCGCCGACGCGAAGGCGGAGGGCGGGGGCGGTTGCCCGGTCCCGCACGCGCGCGCGGCGCACCCGACGCAGGGCGGCGGAAACCGCCAGTGGTGGCCGGAGCGGCTCAACCTGAAGATCCTCGCCAAGAATCCGGCCGTGGCCAACCCCCTCGGCGCGGAATTCGACTATGCGGCGGCCTTCGGCACCCTCGACCTGCCGACGGTCAAACAGGACATAGCCGAGGTACTGACGACCTCTCAGGACTGGTGGCCCGCCGACTTCGGCCACTACGGCCCGTTTATGATCCGCATGGCCTGGCACAGCGCCGGCACCTACCGGATCAGCGACGGCCGCGGCGGCGCCGGGGCCGGCCAGCAGCGCTTCGCCCCGCTCAACAGCTGGCCGGACAACGCCAACCTCGACAAGGCCCGCCGTCTGCTGTGGCCGGTCAAGAAGAAGTACGGCCGGAACCTCTCGTGGGCCGACCTCATGATCCTCGCGGGCAATGTCGCCCTGGAGTCGATGGGCTTCGAGACCTTCGGTTTCGGCGGCGGTCGCGCGGACGTCTGGGAGCCCGACGAGGACGTGTACTGGGGTCCCGAGACCACCTGGCTCGGCGACGAGCGCTACACCGGTGACCGGGAGCTGGAGAACCCCCTCGGCGCGGTGCAGATGGGCCTGATCTACGTCAACCCGGAGGGCCCCAACGGCAACCCGGACCCGGTCGCCGCCGCGCGCGACATCAGGGAAACGTTCCGCCGGATGGCGATGAACGACGAGGAGACGGTCGCCCTGATCGCGGGCGGCCACACCTTCGGCAAGACCCACGGCGCGGGCCCGGCGGACAGCGTGGGCGCCGACCCCGAGGCCTCCCCGCTGGAGGCGCAGGGCTTCGGCTGGACCAGCAGCCACGGCTCCGGCAAGGGTGCCGACACCATCACCAGCGGTCTCGAGGTCACCTGGACCGCGACGCCGACCCGGTGGAGCAACAACTTCTTCGAGAACCTCTTCGGGTACGAGTACGAGCTGACCAGCAGCCCGGCCGGCGCCCACCAGTGGGTGGCCAAGGACGCCGAGGCCGTCATCCCCGACGCGTACGACCCGTCGAAGAAGCACCTCCCGACCATGCTCACCACGGACCTGTCGCTCCGCTTCGACCCGGCCTACGAGCAGATCTCGCGCCGCTTCCTGGAGAACCCGGACCAGTTCGCGGACGCCTTCGCCCGCGCCTGGTTCAAGCTGACCCACCGCGACATGGGCCCGGTGGTCCGCTACCTCGGCGCCGAGGTCCCGACCGAGACCCTGCTGTGGCAGGACCCGCTGCCGGCCCGTACCGGCGAGCCGATCGGCGCCGCGGACGTCGCCGCCCTCAAGGAGCAGATCCTCGGCACGGACCTGTCGGTGTCCCAGCTGGTCTCCGTGGCCTGGGCCGCGGCCTCCTCGTTCCGCTCCAGCGACAAGCGCGGCGGCGCCAACGGCGCCCGGATCCGCCTCCAGCCGCAGGCCGGCTGGGAGGTCAACGAGCCCGACCAGCTCGCCACGGTGCTGCGCACCCTGGAGGGCGTCCGGGAGTCCTTCAACGCCGGCCGGTCCGGTGGCGGGCAGGTCTCCCTGGCCGACCTGATCGTGCTGGCCGGTGCCGCCGCCGTGGAGCAGGCCGCCAGGAACGCGGGCCACGAGGTCGAGGTGCCCTTCACCCCGGGCCGCGTGGACGCCTCGCAGGACCAGACCGACGTCGAGTCCTTCGCGGCGCTGGAGCCGGTCGCCGACGGCTTCCGCAACTACCTCGGCAAGGGCAACCGCCTGCCGGCCGAGTTCCTGCTGGTCGACAAGGCGAACCTGCTGTCCCTGTCCGCCCCGGAGCTGACCGTCCTCGTCGGCGGCCTGCGCGTGCTGGGTGCGAACTACCAGGACTCGAAGCTGGGCGTCCTCACCGACACCCCCGGCGCGCTGACGAACGACTTCTTCGTCAACCTGCTCGACCTGGGCACGACCTGGACCCCGGTCTCCGAGGACCAGACCACCTTCGAGGGCCGCGACGATGTCACCGGCGCGGTCAAGTGGACCGGCACCCGTGCCGACCTGGTCTTCGGCTCGAACTCCGAGCTGCGGGCCCTGGCGGAGGTCTACGCGAGCGACGACGCGAAGGAGAAGTTCGTGACCGACTTCGTCGCGGCCTGGGCCAAGGTCATGGACCTCGACCGGTTCGACATCTGA
- a CDS encoding Pls/PosA family non-ribosomal peptide synthetase, with product MSVTPERGEPALLDDEDPYLHEVPEPEAEPEPGKSARFTARPAAPARTLLDVFEASVRAHPDELALDDGTTRLTYRALATEVERRRRALAAAGVGLGDRVGVRVPSGTNELYAAILAVLAAGAAYVPVDAEDPDERAELVFGEAGVRAVLGAGQRIDTAGPARAAAPAARPGPEHDAWIIFTSGSTGKPKGVAVSHRSAAAFVDAEAALFLTEEPIGPGDRVMAGLSVAFDASCEEMWLAWRYGACLVPVPRSQVRSGADLGPWLVEQEITVVSTVPTLAALWEPETLNEVRLLIFGGEACPPELTQRLVTEGREVWNTYGPTEATVVACAALLSGAEPIRIGLPLNGWELAVVDESGEPVPMGGSGQLVIGGVGLARYLDPEKDAEKYAPLESLGWQRAYRSGDLVRAEPEGLVFLGRADEQIKLGGRRIELGEVDAALQALPCVAGAAAAVRTARSGNQLLVGYLVTQEGWDRAAAVERLRAELPAALVPLLAPVAELPTRTSGKVDRDALPWPLPGLETTGPAEQLYGTEAWLAEQWSETLGVAVTGATDDFFAIGGNSLAAARLTTRLRTRYPSAAVLDIYQQPTLRKLARRLEKSVQDDGAARTVTPVPLRTKALQCLLLLPLFTLVGLRWTVALLALGNVLHLFGPYPWAPAASWWAVAAGAVLLYSPPGRLAIAAGGTRLLLRGVTAGRHPRGGSVHLRLWTAERLAEYAGATSLTGSWLERYARALGAKVGPEVDLHSLPPVTGMLKLGRGCAVESEVDLSGHWLDGDRLVIGPVKVGAGAVVGTRSILFPGARVGKRAEVAPGSAVTGQIPTGQRWAGAPAGKLGKAKHNWPRERPPRGLHWRAVYGATGFCLTALPLLAALPALLVASRFVPAGAGLAEALHGALLAVVPAALAFGFAYALLLLAAVRLLSLGLRTGSHPTHSRVGWQAWAVTQLMDLSRETLFPLYAGLITPVWLRLLGMKIGRGAEVSTVLALPSLTTVGEGAFLADDTLTAPYELGGGWMRIGPSEIGRRAFLGNSGMTAPGRSVPDDGLVGVLSATPKKAKKGSSYLGLPPVRLPRSTADSDHSRTYEPPAHLLWARGLVELCRLLPVFCSAALAVLTGAALCALSTTATAGIWVAALLSGAVLLAAGVLACLVSVAAKWLLVGRHRAGEHPLWSGFVWRNELADTFVEVLAVPWLIGSVPGTPVLSLWLRGLGARIGRGVWCESYWLPETDLVELGDAVSVNRGCVVQTHLFHDRILRTDTVVLREGATLGPGGIVLPGSTVGARSTLGPASLVMAGESVPADTRWLGNPIEAWRS from the coding sequence ATGTCAGTGACACCTGAGCGCGGTGAACCCGCTCTGCTCGACGACGAGGACCCATACCTGCATGAGGTGCCCGAGCCGGAGGCAGAGCCCGAGCCGGGCAAGTCCGCCCGGTTCACCGCCAGGCCCGCCGCCCCGGCCCGCACCCTCCTCGACGTCTTCGAGGCCTCCGTACGGGCCCACCCCGACGAGCTCGCCCTGGACGACGGCACCACCCGGCTGACCTACCGGGCACTGGCCACCGAGGTCGAGCGCCGCCGGCGGGCACTGGCCGCCGCCGGTGTGGGCCTCGGCGACCGGGTCGGCGTCCGGGTGCCGTCCGGGACCAACGAGCTGTACGCGGCCATCCTCGCCGTGCTCGCCGCGGGGGCGGCCTATGTGCCGGTCGATGCCGAGGACCCGGACGAGCGGGCCGAACTGGTCTTCGGCGAGGCCGGGGTGCGCGCGGTGCTGGGCGCCGGACAGCGCATCGACACCGCCGGACCCGCACGGGCCGCCGCCCCCGCCGCGCGGCCCGGCCCGGAGCACGACGCGTGGATCATCTTCACCTCCGGCTCCACCGGCAAGCCCAAGGGCGTCGCCGTCAGCCACCGCAGCGCCGCCGCCTTCGTGGACGCCGAGGCCGCACTGTTCCTCACCGAGGAGCCCATCGGACCCGGCGACCGGGTCATGGCCGGCCTGTCCGTCGCCTTCGACGCCTCCTGCGAGGAGATGTGGCTGGCCTGGCGCTATGGCGCCTGCCTGGTGCCCGTACCCCGCTCCCAGGTGCGCAGCGGAGCCGACCTCGGCCCCTGGCTGGTGGAGCAGGAGATCACCGTGGTCTCCACGGTGCCGACCCTGGCCGCCCTCTGGGAGCCCGAGACCCTCAACGAGGTCCGGCTGCTGATCTTCGGAGGCGAGGCCTGCCCGCCCGAGCTCACCCAGCGCCTGGTCACCGAAGGCCGCGAGGTCTGGAACACCTACGGCCCCACCGAGGCCACCGTGGTCGCCTGCGCCGCGCTCCTGAGCGGAGCGGAGCCGATCAGGATCGGCCTGCCGCTGAACGGCTGGGAACTGGCCGTGGTCGACGAGTCCGGCGAACCGGTGCCGATGGGCGGCAGCGGCCAGCTGGTGATCGGCGGCGTCGGCCTGGCCCGCTACCTCGACCCCGAGAAGGACGCCGAGAAGTACGCCCCCCTGGAATCCCTGGGCTGGCAGCGCGCCTACCGCAGCGGCGACCTGGTCCGCGCCGAGCCGGAGGGGCTGGTCTTCCTCGGCCGCGCCGACGAGCAGATCAAGCTCGGCGGTCGCCGGATCGAGCTGGGCGAGGTGGACGCCGCGCTCCAGGCCCTGCCCTGCGTGGCCGGCGCAGCCGCCGCCGTACGCACCGCCCGCAGCGGCAACCAGCTGCTGGTGGGCTACCTGGTCACCCAGGAGGGCTGGGACCGCGCGGCGGCCGTGGAGCGGCTGCGCGCCGAACTGCCCGCCGCCCTGGTCCCGCTGCTCGCACCGGTCGCGGAACTGCCGACCCGCACCTCCGGCAAGGTGGACCGGGACGCGCTGCCCTGGCCGCTGCCCGGCCTGGAGACCACCGGCCCGGCCGAGCAGCTGTACGGCACCGAGGCCTGGCTGGCCGAGCAGTGGAGCGAGACCCTCGGCGTGGCCGTCACCGGCGCGACCGACGACTTCTTCGCCATCGGCGGCAACAGCCTCGCCGCGGCCCGGCTCACCACCCGGCTGCGCACCCGCTACCCCAGTGCCGCCGTCCTCGACATCTACCAGCAGCCCACCCTGCGCAAGCTCGCCCGGCGGCTGGAGAAGTCCGTCCAGGACGACGGAGCGGCCCGCACCGTCACCCCGGTACCGCTGCGGACCAAGGCGCTCCAGTGCCTCCTGCTGCTCCCGCTGTTCACCCTGGTCGGCCTGCGCTGGACGGTGGCCCTGCTGGCCCTGGGCAACGTACTGCACCTCTTCGGGCCCTACCCGTGGGCGCCGGCCGCCTCCTGGTGGGCGGTAGCCGCCGGCGCGGTACTGCTCTACAGCCCGCCGGGCCGGCTGGCGATCGCGGCCGGCGGCACCCGCCTGCTCCTGCGCGGGGTGACCGCAGGACGCCACCCGCGCGGCGGAAGCGTGCACCTGAGGCTCTGGACGGCCGAACGGCTGGCCGAATACGCCGGCGCGACCTCGCTCACCGGTTCCTGGCTGGAACGCTACGCCCGCGCCCTCGGCGCCAAGGTCGGCCCCGAGGTGGACCTGCACTCGCTGCCCCCGGTCACCGGCATGCTCAAACTCGGCCGCGGCTGCGCCGTGGAGTCCGAGGTGGACCTCAGCGGGCACTGGCTGGACGGAGACCGGCTGGTCATCGGCCCGGTCAAGGTCGGTGCGGGCGCGGTGGTCGGCACCCGCAGCATCCTCTTCCCCGGTGCCCGGGTCGGCAAGCGGGCCGAGGTGGCCCCCGGCTCCGCCGTCACCGGCCAGATCCCGACCGGCCAGCGCTGGGCCGGAGCCCCCGCCGGAAAACTCGGCAAGGCCAAGCACAACTGGCCCAGGGAGCGCCCGCCGCGCGGGCTCCACTGGCGGGCCGTGTACGGGGCCACCGGCTTCTGCCTGACCGCCCTGCCGCTCCTCGCCGCCCTGCCCGCCCTGCTGGTGGCGAGCCGGTTCGTCCCCGCCGGCGCCGGGCTCGCCGAGGCCCTGCACGGGGCGCTGCTCGCCGTGGTGCCCGCGGCGCTCGCCTTCGGTTTCGCGTACGCACTGCTGCTGCTGGCCGCCGTACGGCTGCTCAGCCTCGGCCTGCGGACCGGGAGCCATCCCACCCACAGCAGGGTCGGCTGGCAGGCCTGGGCCGTCACCCAGCTGATGGACCTGTCCCGGGAGACCCTGTTCCCGCTGTACGCCGGGCTGATCACCCCGGTGTGGCTGCGGCTGCTCGGTATGAAGATCGGCCGGGGCGCGGAGGTCTCCACCGTCCTCGCGCTGCCCAGCCTCACCACCGTCGGCGAGGGCGCCTTCCTCGCCGACGACACCCTGACCGCCCCCTATGAACTGGGCGGCGGCTGGATGCGGATCGGACCCTCCGAGATCGGCCGCCGGGCCTTCCTCGGCAACTCCGGCATGACCGCCCCCGGCCGCAGCGTCCCGGACGACGGGCTGGTCGGCGTGCTGTCCGCCACCCCCAAGAAGGCCAAGAAGGGCAGCTCCTACCTGGGCCTGCCGCCGGTCCGGCTGCCCCGGTCCACCGCCGACTCCGACCACAGCCGCACCTACGAGCCGCCCGCGCACCTGCTGTGGGCGCGCGGCCTGGTGGAGCTGTGCCGGCTCCTGCCCGTGTTCTGCTCGGCCGCGCTGGCCGTACTGACCGGGGCGGCGCTCTGCGCGCTGAGCACCACGGCCACCGCCGGGATCTGGGTCGCGGCACTGCTGTCCGGGGCGGTCCTGCTCGCCGCCGGCGTGCTGGCCTGCCTGGTCTCGGTGGCCGCGAAATGGCTGCTGGTGGGCCGGCACCGGGCCGGGGAGCACCCACTGTGGAGCGGGTTCGTCTGGCGCAACGAGCTGGCCGACACCTTTGTCGAGGTACTGGCCGTGCCGTGGCTGATCGGCTCGGTGCCCGGAACGCCCGTGCTGTCCCTGTGGCTGCGCGGGCTGGGCGCCCGGATCGGCCGCGGCGTGTGGTGCGAGAGCTACTGGCTGCCCGAGACGGACCTGGTGGAGCTGGGTGACG